One window from the genome of Saccopteryx leptura isolate mSacLep1 chromosome 8, mSacLep1_pri_phased_curated, whole genome shotgun sequence encodes:
- the LOC136379565 gene encoding uncharacterized protein, with product MELPVILDHTVPAECRSDYSRNGSLPSSSGRNSDSQGIHPSNASSCSNLSESQTWSALSGNKTFCSRSDSGISSQLPSDSFKYLTWHKVEQHDIQGSQLRSPRVREGPSAEELLFTEEEYFLPLRKKVVEKNKWETWLQENWEDCKNLNISFQDLGDPYQVANFNRILKRLIRVETLWLVDNSLVDLSAIRLPSCRVLNMNKNHLTSFKQLPKIPQIHHLSLAENHIETLIGLSSLRCTPLESLVLRRNPCEFHQNYRKRVFSCLPSLKMLDGIPKLPEDSSPPETSIFSKLCIVS from the exons CTCTTCAGGTCGAAACTCAGACAGTCAGGGGATTCATCCATCAAACGCTTCATCCTGCTCCAATCTGAGTGAGTCACAGACTTGGTCGGCTCTATCAGGGAACAAAACCTTTTGCTCACGATCGGATTCTGGAATATcatcccag cTTCCGTCAGATTCTTTTAAGTACCTCACTTGGCACAAGGTAGAACAACATGACATTCAAGGAAGTCAACTGCGTTCCCCGAGAGTCAGAGAAG GACCATCTGCAGAAGAGTTGCTCTTCACAGAGGAGGAGTATTTCTTACCTCTACGGAAAAAAGTTGttgaaaaaaacaaatgggaaacATGGCTACAAGAAAATTGGGAGGACTGCAAG aaTTTGAACATTTCCTTTCAGGATTTGGGGGACCCTTATCAAGTTGCAAATTTCAACAGGATTCTTAAAAGACTAATTCGAGTTGAAACCCTCTGGTTAGTGGATAATTCACTGGTGGATTTAAGTGCCATAAGATTGCCAAG CTGCAGAGTCTTAAACATGAACAAAAACCATCTCACATCTTTCAAACAATTGCCAAAGATACCTCAGATACATCATTTATCCTTGGCTGAGAACCACATTGAGACTCTGATTGGGCTTTCCAGTTTACGGTGCACTCCACTAGAATCCCTTGTGCTCAGGAGGAACCCTTGTGAATTTCACCAAAATTACCGGAAACG aGTGTTCTCCTGTTTGCCAAGCCTAAAAATGCTGGATGGGATCCCAAAGCTACCAGAAGATTCTTCACCACCAGAAAccagtattttttcaaaattatgtatTGTATCTTAA